The segment CGGCAAGGAGTGCCGCGCCGAGTCCTGCCTGGACCGCTGCTCTGAGGTGCGTCTCAAGCACCTGGACACGGGGCTCCCTGAGGGAGCATCGCCCAGCACCAGCACCAGCGGCGCCTGCCCCGAGGTgggcctctcctccccacccaagGTGGACGTCCGCATGATTGACTTTGCACACAGCACGTTTAAGGGCTTCCGGGATGACCCCACCGTGCATGACGGGCCGGACCGAGGCTATGTGTTTGGCCTGGAGAACCTGATCAGCATCATGGAGCAGATGCGGGACGAGAACCAGTAGGTCCAGCTCTGGGCCCCCAggacccttccctccccacctgcagtCAGGGACCACTGCTCTGACTGAACTCGCTGTGAGGACCCACAGATTTGCTTTTAAAGGGTTATATTTCTCTTTGGTGTAaactaaaagaaatgtttttagcTGTAGCCTGGAATCCATATACATAAAGTGAAGGAGGCCAGAACGCATACCCTCTCAGCCAGGCTTCTTAGCTCTGCGGCTTTGCTGTGTCCAGGCTGACCTAGGAAGGAGGAGGTGCCCCTGGGGGGCTTGGAGGCAGGGCCAGGGTGCCTTGGACATTGGTTTCCCTTGCTGAGGTCTTTGGGATCTGTGGCTGCAGGGCCCATTGGTTGCCATGCCCATTTAGCTCTTGTTCATCAGAATTAGAGGGGCTGAGTGGCACTCCTTGGCACATGAACCTGCTCCTCTTCTGCCTGCACGTCCCAGTCACCCTTGCTCCCCGAGGTCCTCTTGCCCCACTGAAGGGGGCTCCTGCTTTCTGCCTAGGAGTCTGTCCCAGCAACCCCAGGCCCTGTGGCTCTCGTGCAGACAGTGGAGTTCTTGTGCCGGGGGTGGGGTCCCCTGGGTACGGGCCTTGCGGCCTCTGGGTGGGCTGCCCTGCCCGGTGCTCAGGCTGTGGTCCGCAGGCCTCCCCTTTCCCCAGGCCAAGCTCGAGGCAACATCCCATCGTGAGGAGCTCCAGGCTTGCGAGGGAGAACTTCCAGTCCATCTGCTCGTAGGGACACTGCGTGGGCCCTGGTACAGGCACCTGGATTTTGCTGTGAGAGTTTGGGGCCCCCGTCTCTTCATATCTCGGCCAGCCACTCTCTTGGTCCCTTTCCCTGGGGTATGGCCTTGCTCATTAGTGATACTGATTTCCTTCACGCTTTCCTCAGCAAAATGCCCAGCCCTTTCCGAGGTGAGCTTTGACTGTGACCTTCCTCAGCAGGTGCTGTTTTTATAAAAACGTGGAAGCAAAAGCAGTGGTAGGAAGTGTTGCCCTGCTGCCCAGCTCCCTCTCTGTGGGCCTGGAGTGTGGCGACACGGGCAGTGGTACAGTGAAGGCCAAGGGCCAGCCCCTTCCTTTCCCGTGGTTTTAGTAATTTTTGCTGCCAGCCCTTTATGGCACAGAGACCTGCCGCTTCCAGCACGTGGCCAGGTGGCCCTGCAACTCACCTAGCCGTTGCTGGCGATAACGCTCTCACCTGAGCCGGTGCCACAGTCATGATCCCTTTGGCATGTCCCTGTTTGGGCATTAAAAGTGAGCCTGCCAGCCTGTGTCTGTGAGAGGCCTCGCTAACTGATGGACTGATTTCCTGGTCCTTAGAGATGCAGCCTCATGCGTCTTCAGTGGGCTCCTTGTTAGATCCCCATGTCGGCTCTCTGACTCTGGGGCCTGTTCcttggggctgggaggggcagctTGCAGGTTTCTGGTCAGGAATGACCATCTCCTCTCCTCTTATCTGTGGCTTCAGCCATAGGAGCAGGCAGGGGCTCTTTGTTAGCCATTTCCTGGCAGGGCAGAAGCTAAGACAGTCTGGGGCCACTTGGAATCCCCTTGACAGAACCCATTCAGCTTGGGGAGGTGCTGTGCCTCCTGAGTTCCTCGTTCTGGGAGCACATGCTGTCCTGTGCTGCTCCTCACAGCCAGAGAGGTTGTAGTTACATTCAGTGTTTTCTTGGCAGAAGGGCCTGGGATTTGCTGCTTCTCCCCCAGGGCAGAGCCTTTTTTTTCAGCACTTCTAATATTTGGAGACCCAGATGTTGCCTGGctggtggtgggtgtgtgtgtactGTACTCTGCCACTACTTTCTCCCTGCCAGGCCCTGCCTTCTAGCCCCAACTTGGGACCAAAGTGCAAGGTGGGATTACAGGACGCTCACGTGACCCCAATGTGCTTCCCTGGGCCAAGAGGACACTAGTCCTCTGGGCTTAAAGAGGAAGGGGACCAGTGTCCGCAGCTTGCCAGggaccccacccccgcccccctcACCTGGGGACCTGTGCGTTGGGTGTGGGGATTCTTCCTGTGGGGCCAAAGCCCTGGGCTAGGTCAGTAGCCCCTGCCCACTTGCTCTCACCCGGCCACGTGCCCACCCCTAGATGCAGACTGCTTTGAACTACAGCTGTTCGACTTGGTTTTGTCGCGCCGACGTAAAAAAAGTGTTAACAAGGAAAGCAATGGGAGCACCCTGGGGAGGACCAGGCTCCTGAGCTTCCGCGCCTCCAGGATCGGCCCTGCGCTCCACCTGGAAGCCCCCGCCACCTGCGCCTTCTCTCGGGACCTTGCCTGCGGGGGTGCTGGGCCGCGGCCGCGCCTATGTGTACACCCAGCGTCGGGCCGCCTGTGTCTGAGGTCTTGTATGTCAAAATAAAGCCGCTACAAACTGCGGCGCGTCTGCGTGTCTGTGTCGCCCACGGCCCTCCCACTGTCCGCtccgggcggggcggggcggcgggggaggaAGCTTCGCCCTCGGCTCCAGTCCCGCCTTCGCGTCCGCCAATGGCGTGCGTCCCCATGGCAGCGCGGCGCGCTCGGGCGCTCATTGGCTGCAGTTGCTGGGCGCTGCGCTACAGCATTCAGGCGCCGCAGCGTGCCACGTCCACGGCAGCCGATTGGCCCGCGGGCCGCGTCACTGCCTGCCCACGTCCTGCCCGAGTTCCGGGCCAGCTCCCCTGAGTTCGGCCTTGCGTCCTGGTGTGTAGCGGCCGCGGACCGGTGGACGAGTGAACAGACGGAGCCGGAGCCAGTCAGCGCAGTGGGTGGGGGGCGCGGGGCCGGGCGCGGCGGGGAGACACGCGACCGGAGCCGGCCAGGCGCGCCGCGGTCACCTCGGAGCCGGGACTCCCTATCCGGCCGGCCGCGGGCGCGATGAAGGCGTTGATCTTAGTGGGCGGCTATGGGACGCGCCTGCGGCCGCTGACACTAAGCATCCCGAAGCCCCTGGTGGACTTCTGCAATAAGCCCATCCTGCTGCACCAAGTGGAAGCGCTGGCCGCGGTAAGGCCCGGGCCCGGGGCCCTGGTAGGGCCCGGCAGGATGAGGGGCGGCTGGCGGCAGGGCGTCGGGACTCCCCTGCCTTCCGGCTGAGCCTGTCCGGGCGGCCGGCACGGTTCTGTCCAACAGGTTGGCGTGGACCACGTGATTCTGGCCGTGAGCTACATGTCTCAGGTGCTGGAGAAGGAAATGAAGGCGCAGGAGCAGAGGGTGAGGTTCGGACTCCTGTCCCTTTCCGTTGGTCTCCACCCAACCTCCCGTCCTAGTGGGAGGAACCTGACGGCTGGCTTCTGTCTTCCAGCTTGGAATCCGAATCTCCATGTCCCATGAAGAGGAACCTCTGGGGACAGGTCAGTAGAGACAGGAAGTTCTTTGGGAGAAGGTTTAGGGTCAGGGAAGAGGGAACACTCGGCCTGGGTGAGGCGTCCTGAGCCTGGATCCAGGGGTTCAGACCCAGAAAGATGCtgtcctgtcccctcccccagccgGGCCCCTGGCTCTGGCCCGTGACCTGCTCTCCGAGACTGCAGACCCTTTCTTCGTCCTCAACAGTGACGTGATCTGCGATTTCCCTTTCCAAGCCATGGTGCAGTTCCACCGGCACCATGGCCAGGAGGGCTCAATCCTGGTAAGGGACACACCAGGTCTTCTCCGACACTCCCACCTGCATGCCCAGCTTCTCCCATTCCCCAGCCTTTAACTGCCCTCTTCTGTTGTGGGTCTAAGCACATGCCTTTAAGCATCTGGGGCATAGCATGCATGCGGCTCGGGAACACTGCACTAAGCCTGAGGTCCCCCTGCACTCAGGTGACCAAAGTGGAGGAGCCCTCGAAGTATGgtgttgtggtgtgtgaggccGACACGGGCCGCGTTCACCGCTTCGTGGAGAAGCCGCAGGTGTTTGTGTCGAACAAGATCAACGCGGGCATGTACATCCTGAGCCCTGCTGTGCTGCAGCGTATTCGGGTGTGTTGGGAGCGGCTGGGTGGGCCAGCaagggctgcagctgccatgccCCTGCTCACAGCTGCCCACTCCCACAGCTGCAGCCCACATCCATTGAGAAGGAGATCTTCCCTGTCATGGCCAAGGAGGGACAGCTATATGCCATGGAGCTACAGGGTGAGGCAGGGAGGCCACAGGCTGGGGGTGGCCTGTGGCTGGGCCAAGCCCCTGATGTCTCCCCTTGCTCCAGGCTTCTGGATGGACATTGGGCAGCCCAAGGACTTCCTCACCGGCATGTGCCTTTTCCTCCAGTCACTGAGACAGAAGCAGCCTGAGCAACTGCACTCAGGTCCTGGCTTTGTGGGCAACGTGCTGGTGGTaagggcccagcccagcccttcccccaccccggtCTTGGGGAGACAAATGGCCACTTTGGTTTTTCCCTACTGTCCTCAGGACCCAAGTGCCCGCATTGGCCAGAATTGCAGAATTGGTCCCAACGTGAGCTTGGGTCCTGGCGTGGTGGTGGAGGATGGCGTGTGTATCCGGCGGTGCACAGTGCTGCGGGGGGCCCACATCCGCTCCCACTCCTGGCTCGAGTCCTGTATTGTTGGCTGGCGCTGCCACGTGGGGCAGTGGGTAAGGCCGTGGGCTGGGCCGGATGGGGAGTGGGGCAGGGAATGCGCCTGCCTTGCTGACAAGGCCTGTCCCCTCCCCCTAGGTACGCATGGAGAATGTGACGGTGCTGGGTGAGGACGTCATAGTCAACGACGAGCTCTACCTCAACGGGGCCAGTGTGCTGCCCCACAAGTCTATTGGCGAGTCGGTGCCAGAGCCACGCATCATCATGTAAGGGGTACTGCTGCCCCTTCAGCAAGGGAACCCTGGCTTGACACTCAAAGGCCCTAGACTCTACCATTTGTCTGGGGAGATCTGAGCAAAGCTGAATCTGTTGGACACCTGCCTTCTCCTGTGGACATAATCTGGCTGGAGCCTTCTGGGTATACCCCACAAAGCCTGTTCTCTCAAGAAGGGCCGGGCCAGGGCTGTATGGAATAATAATTTAATGCTCACTGTGGCCCTGACTGCAAGTCAAGCTCAGGCATGGCTGGGCTCCTGCCGATGAGGTTCACACAGGCAAGGAGGttggcggtgggggtgggggtacggCAGTGTGGGAAACAGGGCGAGGGGTGCTCATAAATAGGGCCCAGTCTGGGTTCAAGGGAGGAGGCCCCTGCTGGGCAGGCACGGCAGGCCTAGGCAGCTGAGGAGGTGGCACCTGCGTGGGCTGCCTTCTCCCAGTCCTCCACGGACTCGATGGTGGCTTTGCAGAAGAAGCAGTCCTTGTTGTTCATCAAGTGCTGGTTGATGCAAGCTCTACAGGGTGGGGGGCGGAGATGGCTTGTGTGTCCCTGCTGCTCCCTTCCCAGCCCTTGCGCGCCTCCACGGCCCACTTACTTGCAGGACTTGTGGCCACAGGGCTGGAACACAGCCGAGATGGGGTGGGCATAGCAGATGGGGCAGAGGTCCTCCTCGCTGGTGGGCTGcagggggcaggaggcagagggcaAGGTGGGCGAGGGTCGGGGGTCCGGCAGGGGGGCACCTGCTCCCCTGGATGCTgtgaccccagctcaccagggaGGCAGCCGCTGCCTGGGCGGATGCAGAGGTCAGGTGTGCCAGCATCTGTTCCACCTGGCGCAGCTCCTCTACGCTGATGTACTCTGTGTCTGCGGGGTGGTGGGTGGCCAGACGGAATGTGTCCCTAGAGCCCCAGCGCCTCTGGGCTACCTCCCAACCTGGCTGGCCTCAaagccctccttccttccctctgacccacccccagcccactcACAGCTCTGCAGGGAGAAGCGCTTCGGGTCGGGGGCGGGCAGGACGGAGCCGGGGGCAGGGGGCTCTGGCTGCCCAAGGAGATAGCAGATAGAGCGGAGCTGGAAGCAGGGATCAGCCAGGAGCACGGACGTGGCTCGCTCCGTCCTAGGAGGAGAGGGCGCAGGGCCGTCAGCAGGCCAGGGCCAGTCTGAAAGCCGCAGCGCCGCAGGGCTTGGGGGAGGGTGCCGCACCGCCCACCGCCGCACCTCCCTCTCACCAAGCCCCGTGCAGCTCCAAAGCCGTGTGCGGGCCCACAGCCCGGCTGCCAGCCTCAGGGGGCACGGGGCTGGGGGGCACCGAGAGACAGGAAAggcccttctcccccacccagcGCACACACCCAGCCCTTCCAGGAAAACAAACCAGCGgcggtggagggtggagggtggagggcggGCCCAGGCTCCCTCCGCCGAGGAAGGCGCCGCAGAGAGCCACGGCCCCGCCCCTGCTGCCCGCGCCAATGGGAGCCCAGGTCCGCCCCCCGAGCGGCGCCCTCGCCGGGTATTTAGGAGCCGCGCGCTGGCCCTGCGGCGGCCGCCCTGGAGGTAGCCTGGCGCGGCTTGTGGAGTGCTGCCCGGCCGTCCCCCGCACGCCCTGTCCAGGCGGGAGCCGCCGCCCCGTGCCCGCCATGGCCTGGCTGGCGCTACTGGGCGTGCTGCCGAGCGTGCTACGCGTGGGGTCCGGCTCCCCAGAGCCTGAGAGCCGCCTGCTCCCTGCGCCCCAGAGCTGCCCCTACAGATGTGTCTGCGCCGCCGACCTGCTGAGCTGTGCGGGCCTCGGGCTGCGGGACGTGCCGGCCCCCTTACCCACCGCCGCCGCCGACCTCGACCTGAGCCACAACGCGCTCCAGCGCCTGCGCCCCGGCTGGCTGGCGCCCCTGGCTCGGCTGCACGCCCTGCGCCTGGGCCACAATGAGCTGGGCGCGCTGGGCCGCGGGGCCTTCACCAACGCCAGTGGCCTGCGGCTGCTCGACCTGTCGTCGAACGCACTGCGGGCGCTGGGCCGCCACGACCTCGACGGGCTCGGGGCGCTGGAGATGCTGCTGCTCTTCAACAACCGCCTGACGCACCTGGACCAGCGCGCCTTCCACGGCCTGGGCGCGCTCAACCGGCTCTACCTG is part of the Manis pentadactyla isolate mManPen7 chromosome 1, mManPen7.hap1, whole genome shotgun sequence genome and harbors:
- the GMPPB gene encoding mannose-1-phosphate guanyltransferase beta yields the protein MKALILVGGYGTRLRPLTLSIPKPLVDFCNKPILLHQVEALAAVGVDHVILAVSYMSQVLEKEMKAQEQRLGIRISMSHEEEPLGTAGPLALARDLLSETADPFFVLNSDVICDFPFQAMVQFHRHHGQEGSILVTKVEEPSKYGVVVCEADTGRVHRFVEKPQVFVSNKINAGMYILSPAVLQRIRLQPTSIEKEIFPVMAKEGQLYAMELQGFWMDIGQPKDFLTGMCLFLQSLRQKQPEQLHSGPGFVGNVLVDPSARIGQNCRIGPNVSLGPGVVVEDGVCIRRCTVLRGAHIRSHSWLESCIVGWRCHVGQWVRMENVTVLGEDVIVNDELYLNGASVLPHKSIGESVPEPRIIM